A window of the Bradyrhizobium diazoefficiens genome harbors these coding sequences:
- a CDS encoding YcjX family protein, with amino-acid sequence MVFSFQDMVEEARLSARALIDYGEHFFNPTVRLGVTGLSRAGKTVFITALIHGLTRGGRFPVFEAYASGRIARAHLAPQPDDAVPRFSYESHLHALIEERRWPNSTVDISELRLVIDYQRPNGADRTLTLDIVDYPGEWLLDLPLLQKSFEQWSAESLALSREAPRAHLAADWHVHLATLKPEAREDEQATLTAAKLFTNYLRACRDERFAMSLLPPGRFLMPGSLADTPALTFAPLDVPVGGQAPEGSLWAMMVRRYEAYKDVVVRPFFRDHFARLDRQIVLADALSAFNSGPEALHDLEAALAGILDCFNIGRSTLLSSLFRPRIDRILFAATKADHLHHSSHDRLEAVLRRAVTRAVARAEDTGAEIDVVALAAVRATREAQVAHGRDKLPSILGTPAAGESANGEFFDGNTEVATFPGDLPLDPEPLFDGRDAFRGLSTEAAEKSDFRFLRFRPPKLEREGTNEPALPHIRLDRALQFLIGDKLA; translated from the coding sequence ATGGTATTCAGTTTCCAGGATATGGTCGAGGAGGCGCGCCTATCGGCCCGGGCGCTGATCGACTATGGCGAGCACTTCTTCAATCCGACGGTGCGGCTTGGTGTCACCGGCCTGTCGCGGGCCGGTAAGACCGTATTCATCACCGCGCTGATCCACGGGCTGACGCGCGGCGGCCGGTTTCCGGTGTTCGAGGCCTATGCCTCGGGCCGGATCGCGCGGGCGCATCTGGCGCCGCAGCCGGACGATGCCGTGCCGCGCTTCTCCTATGAAAGCCATCTGCACGCGCTGATCGAGGAGCGACGCTGGCCGAACTCGACCGTCGACATCAGCGAGCTGCGTCTCGTCATCGACTATCAGCGCCCGAACGGCGCCGACCGCACATTGACGCTCGACATCGTCGACTATCCCGGCGAATGGCTGCTCGACCTGCCGCTGCTGCAGAAGAGTTTTGAGCAATGGTCGGCGGAAAGCCTGGCGCTGTCGCGCGAAGCGCCGCGCGCCCATCTGGCCGCGGACTGGCACGTGCATCTGGCAACGCTCAAGCCCGAAGCGCGCGAGGACGAACAGGCGACGCTGACGGCCGCAAAGCTCTTCACCAATTATCTGCGCGCCTGCCGCGACGAGCGGTTTGCGATGAGCCTGTTGCCGCCTGGCCGTTTCCTGATGCCCGGCAGTCTCGCCGACACGCCGGCGCTAACGTTCGCGCCGCTCGACGTGCCCGTCGGCGGCCAGGCTCCGGAGGGATCGCTGTGGGCGATGATGGTGCGCCGCTACGAGGCCTACAAGGATGTCGTGGTGCGGCCGTTCTTCAGGGATCACTTTGCCCGGCTCGATCGTCAGATCGTGCTCGCCGATGCGCTTTCCGCATTCAACTCCGGACCCGAAGCGCTGCACGATCTCGAAGCCGCGCTGGCCGGCATTCTCGACTGCTTTAACATCGGCCGCAGCACGCTCCTCTCCAGCCTGTTCCGGCCGCGCATCGACCGCATCCTGTTTGCGGCGACCAAGGCCGATCATCTGCATCATTCCAGTCACGACCGGTTAGAGGCCGTGCTGCGTCGCGCGGTTACGCGCGCCGTGGCGCGCGCGGAAGATACCGGCGCGGAGATCGACGTCGTCGCGCTCGCCGCCGTCCGCGCCACACGCGAGGCACAGGTCGCGCATGGCCGCGACAAATTACCCTCGATCCTGGGCACGCCGGCCGCGGGCGAAAGCGCCAACGGTGAGTTCTTTGACGGCAACACGGAGGTCGCGACGTTTCCTGGCGACCTGCCTTTGGATCCCGAACCGCTGTTCGACGGCCGCGATGCGTTCCGTGGCCTCTCGACGGAAGCCGCCGAGAAGAGCGACTTCCGCTTTCTGCGCTTCCGCCCACCCAAGCTCGAGCGTGAAGGGACGAACGAGCCGGCGCTGCCTCACATCCGCCTCGACCGTGCCTTGCAGTTCCTGATCGGAGACAAGCTCGCATGA
- a CDS encoding YcjF family protein, with protein sequence MNDRSKPRRPATFRLDDPGVVVSNADETSRPGRTTIQITPEPDPATLPVPIETALPARRGFPWGALFWSGVAGLTLLGTGLGVVRLIEDLFARSESLGFVGLALAFVTTLALAVVIGREAFGLARLATIEKLHRRAAEVLASDDRKESRAIVQDLIAIAHQNPQLARARAALESHASEIIDGADMIRLAERELISPLDAEARRLVSSAAQRVSIVTAVSPRALFDVLFVFVASLRLIRQLARLYGGRPGALGMIRLLRHVIAHLAITGGLAAGDSLVQQMLGHGIAAKLSQRLGEGMLNGLLTARLGLAAIDVTRPLPFAALPPPRLSDLATDLLRRKEDED encoded by the coding sequence ATGAACGACCGATCGAAGCCACGGCGGCCGGCGACGTTCCGGCTCGACGATCCCGGGGTCGTCGTCAGCAACGCCGACGAGACCAGTCGGCCGGGCCGCACCACCATTCAGATCACGCCGGAACCCGATCCGGCGACGTTGCCCGTGCCGATAGAAACCGCGCTTCCGGCGCGGCGCGGTTTTCCGTGGGGCGCGCTGTTCTGGTCCGGCGTCGCCGGCTTGACGCTGCTCGGCACCGGGCTCGGCGTTGTCCGTCTGATCGAAGATCTGTTCGCGCGCAGCGAGAGCCTCGGCTTCGTCGGGCTCGCGCTCGCCTTCGTCACCACGCTTGCGCTCGCGGTGGTGATCGGGCGCGAGGCGTTCGGCCTTGCACGCCTTGCCACGATCGAAAAACTGCATCGGCGTGCTGCCGAGGTGCTCGCCAGCGACGATCGCAAGGAGAGCCGCGCCATCGTGCAGGATCTGATCGCGATTGCGCACCAGAACCCGCAGCTTGCCCGCGCCCGTGCCGCACTCGAAAGTCATGCCAGTGAGATCATCGACGGTGCCGACATGATCCGGCTCGCGGAACGCGAATTGATATCGCCGCTGGATGCGGAGGCACGGCGGCTGGTGTCGTCGGCGGCGCAGCGGGTCTCGATTGTCACGGCGGTGTCGCCGCGCGCTCTGTTCGACGTGCTGTTCGTGTTCGTGGCCTCGCTGCGCCTGATCCGCCAGCTCGCCCGGCTCTATGGCGGCCGGCCCGGCGCGCTCGGCATGATCCGCCTGCTCCGCCACGTCATCGCCCATCTCGCCATCACCGGCGGCCTCGCCGCAGGCGACAGCCTGGTGCAGCAGATGCTTGGCCACGGGATTGCAGCAAAACTGTCGCAGCGGCTCGGTGAAGGCATGCTCAACGGGCTCTTGACGGCGCGGCTGGGTCTCGCCGCGATCGATGTCACGAGGCCGCTGCCGTTCGCAGCCCTGCCGCCGCCAAGGCTGTCGGATCTCGCGACGGATCTGCTGCGAAGGAAAGAGGACGAGGACTAA
- a CDS encoding glycosyltransferase family 39 protein encodes MAALVIAAMTVLRIVYASAIELRTDEAYYWTWSKEAALSFLDHPPGIAWLIRLGTAIFGDTVLGVRFGGIVAMLVTQCLLADIVRRLTHDVRAIVVAVLMPEAALYYGLLMAKVAPDVAMIPFAVAMMWSLVRLAQSGDGRWWLAAGLLAGLSLLSKFTAIMFAPAVAAFLLVPDWRWRWLRSPYPYLAMLIAIAMFSPVLIWNAQHDWASFRFQGVRATTNYGISFRTIGDYVGLQFGLVGFVMLPVVLLGLVMTVWRGYRRREPVAILLSTAVLVPFVYFFFKSLTLRVGDTWPMFMWPIGFAAAAVNLAMLSKEGWSARMIRSCTFWVDAALVSGIAFVVLVFLYYVAAPWNFLGKMDPIGAEAGYEQIAARAQAALDETGATWIATTDYRTYAMMRWLFRGRVPVVEINERGRFQDFRDPGMDRIKGQVGIYIGRQPDDHSPLWESIPATRAPLGQVERRWRGVLIDTYTIDKLTGWTPELSPPKDSPLFQWRVLALRVSPRPLSFAADPSRDPTALAAAGLRTAAAS; translated from the coding sequence ATGGCCGCGCTGGTGATCGCCGCGATGACGGTGTTGCGCATCGTCTATGCCTCCGCGATCGAGCTGCGCACCGACGAGGCCTATTACTGGACCTGGTCGAAAGAGGCGGCGCTGAGCTTCCTTGATCATCCGCCCGGCATCGCCTGGCTGATCCGGCTCGGTACCGCGATCTTCGGCGATACCGTGCTCGGGGTCCGCTTCGGCGGCATCGTCGCGATGCTGGTGACGCAGTGTCTGCTCGCCGACATCGTCCGCCGCCTCACCCATGATGTGCGCGCGATCGTGGTGGCGGTGCTGATGCCGGAGGCCGCGCTCTATTACGGCCTGCTGATGGCCAAGGTTGCCCCCGACGTCGCCATGATCCCGTTTGCGGTGGCGATGATGTGGTCACTGGTGCGGCTGGCGCAGAGCGGGGATGGCCGCTGGTGGCTTGCGGCCGGCCTGTTGGCCGGCCTGTCGCTGCTGTCGAAATTCACCGCCATCATGTTCGCGCCCGCGGTCGCTGCGTTCCTGCTGGTGCCGGATTGGCGCTGGCGCTGGCTGCGCAGCCCCTATCCTTATCTCGCGATGCTGATCGCGATCGCAATGTTCTCGCCGGTGCTGATCTGGAACGCGCAGCACGACTGGGCCTCGTTTCGTTTCCAGGGCGTGCGCGCTACCACCAATTACGGTATCTCGTTCCGCACCATCGGCGACTATGTCGGCCTGCAATTCGGCCTCGTCGGCTTCGTCATGCTGCCGGTGGTGCTGTTGGGCCTCGTCATGACGGTGTGGCGCGGCTACCGCAGGCGCGAGCCGGTTGCGATCCTGCTGTCGACCGCGGTGCTCGTGCCGTTCGTCTATTTCTTCTTCAAGTCATTGACGCTCCGGGTCGGCGACACCTGGCCGATGTTCATGTGGCCGATCGGCTTCGCCGCCGCCGCGGTGAACCTTGCGATGCTGTCGAAAGAAGGCTGGTCGGCGCGAATGATCCGGTCGTGCACCTTCTGGGTGGACGCGGCGCTGGTTTCGGGGATCGCCTTCGTCGTGCTCGTGTTCCTCTATTACGTCGCGGCGCCCTGGAATTTCCTCGGCAAGATGGATCCAATCGGCGCCGAGGCCGGCTACGAGCAGATCGCCGCGCGCGCACAGGCCGCGTTGGATGAGACCGGCGCGACCTGGATCGCGACCACGGACTATCGCACCTACGCCATGATGCGCTGGCTGTTCCGCGGCCGCGTCCCCGTGGTCGAAATCAACGAGCGCGGCCGCTTCCAGGATTTCCGCGATCCCGGCATGGACCGGATCAAGGGGCAGGTGGGGATCTATATCGGTCGCCAGCCCGATGATCATTCGCCTCTCTGGGAGTCGATCCCGGCGACGCGCGCGCCATTGGGGCAGGTCGAACGCCGCTGGCGCGGTGTCCTGATCGATACCTACACGATCGATAAGCTCACCGGATGGACCCCGGAGCTGTCTCCGCCAAAGGACTCACCGCTGTTCCAGTGGCGCGTGCTGGCCCTGCGAGTTAGTCCTCGTCCTCTTTCCTTCGCAGCAGATCCGTCGCGAGATCCGACAGCCTTGGCGGCGGCAGGGCTGCGAACGGCAGCGGCCTCGTGA
- a CDS encoding adenylate/guanylate cyclase domain-containing protein, with protein sequence MAATALSRLPELVRSTSARQVRLVCGVILFSYVVSHFLNHALGNISVDAMQIGVYYHTSFWQFLPVAIVFYGAALTHMGLGIYALYQRRQFRWKTIEPLQLVLGLSIPALVMAHVIGVRLAQTLYGHEKLYPQELYLFFVVSSNRLWTMTILLIVAWVHGCIGIYFWLRLKPFFIRAAPYLLAAAVLIPTLALLGIYQGGRSVAAESEDGEWRTHNFTQRQVGTVAEADTLDRITGALTISYVGLLGLVLLGRGVRGWRERRGGMIALSYGNGKTVRVPKGLSVLEASLRHNVPHASVCGGRARCSTCRIRIIGDHGTLPEPSQREAFVLARVGTADPSIRLACQLRPNSDLSFFQLFMPHMLSANAHASAPARIGQERYLVSLFVDMRGSTQLAEKRLPFDTVFIVNRFLGAVSQAVIENGGQPNQFVGDGMLALFGLTSDPQAACRQALKAVAAIATHVDELNELLSHDLRQPIRFGIGVHGGEVIIGDIGYRDHIVFTALGDAVNVAARLQDMTKTLACEAIVSEEVSRTAGLHDDALPKQEVAIRGRDEPMVVRVVADTRALSALIAGGERVAA encoded by the coding sequence ATGGCCGCCACCGCCCTGTCACGATTGCCCGAACTCGTCCGCTCGACCAGCGCGCGGCAGGTGCGGCTGGTCTGCGGCGTCATCCTGTTCTCTTACGTGGTCAGCCATTTCCTCAACCATGCGCTCGGCAATATCTCCGTCGATGCCATGCAGATCGGGGTCTATTACCACACGTCGTTCTGGCAGTTCCTCCCCGTCGCGATCGTGTTCTATGGCGCAGCCCTCACCCATATGGGGCTTGGCATCTATGCGCTGTACCAGCGCCGCCAATTCCGCTGGAAGACGATCGAGCCGCTGCAGCTCGTGCTGGGGCTGAGCATCCCGGCGCTGGTGATGGCGCATGTGATCGGCGTGCGGCTCGCCCAGACGCTGTACGGGCATGAGAAGCTGTATCCGCAGGAACTCTATCTGTTCTTTGTCGTGTCATCCAACCGCCTCTGGACGATGACGATCCTGCTCATCGTCGCCTGGGTGCACGGCTGTATCGGCATCTATTTCTGGCTCCGGCTCAAACCGTTCTTCATCCGTGCGGCGCCGTACCTGCTGGCGGCAGCCGTGCTGATCCCGACGCTGGCGCTGCTCGGCATCTACCAGGGCGGCCGCAGCGTCGCCGCCGAGAGCGAGGACGGCGAGTGGCGCACGCATAATTTCACGCAGCGTCAGGTCGGCACGGTCGCGGAAGCCGATACACTCGACCGTATCACCGGCGCCCTGACCATCAGCTATGTCGGCCTGCTCGGACTGGTGCTGCTCGGGCGCGGCGTGCGCGGCTGGCGCGAGCGGCGCGGCGGCATGATCGCGCTGTCCTACGGCAACGGCAAGACGGTGCGCGTGCCCAAGGGCCTCTCCGTGCTGGAAGCGAGCCTTCGCCACAACGTGCCGCATGCCAGCGTCTGCGGCGGCCGCGCCCGCTGCTCGACCTGCCGCATCCGCATCATCGGCGACCACGGCACCTTGCCCGAGCCGTCACAGCGCGAGGCCTTCGTGCTGGCCCGCGTCGGCACCGCCGATCCCTCGATCCGGCTTGCCTGCCAGCTGCGGCCGAACTCCGACCTCTCCTTCTTCCAGCTGTTCATGCCGCACATGCTGTCGGCCAACGCGCATGCGTCCGCGCCGGCCAGAATCGGCCAGGAGCGCTATCTCGTCAGCCTGTTCGTGGACATGCGCGGCTCGACGCAGTTGGCCGAGAAGCGGCTGCCGTTCGATACCGTCTTCATCGTCAATCGCTTCCTCGGCGCGGTGTCGCAGGCCGTGATCGAGAATGGCGGCCAGCCGAACCAGTTCGTCGGTGACGGCATGCTGGCGCTGTTCGGCCTCACCAGCGATCCGCAAGCCGCCTGCCGGCAGGCCCTGAAGGCGGTGGCAGCCATCGCGACCCATGTGGACGAGCTCAACGAGCTGCTGAGCCACGATCTGCGCCAGCCGATCCGCTTCGGCATCGGTGTCCACGGCGGCGAGGTCATCATCGGCGACATTGGCTACCGCGACCACATCGTCTTCACCGCGCTCGGCGACGCCGTGAACGTCGCGGCCCGGCTTCAGGACATGACCAAGACGCTGGCCTGCGAGGCGATCGTCTCCGAGGAGGTCAGCCGCACCGCCGGCCTTCACGACGATGCCCTGCCGAAGCAGGAGGTCGCGATCCGCGGCCGCGACGAGCCGATGGTGGTGCGCGTCGTTGCGGACACCAGGGCATTGTCGGCTCTCATTGCCGGCGGCGAGCGCGTCGCGGCGTAA
- a CDS encoding molybdopterin-dependent oxidoreductase, producing MFDRRDMLKGAGLAALAATVNSTKALALDTVTLPFANGERPLVKYPQKRPMIGLTSRPPQLETPFAVFNDGPITPNNAFFVRYHLADLPYNLDPDKFTLDIKGKVDKPLKLSLKDIRKMKATEIVAVNQCSGNSRGFSEPRVAGGQLANGAMGNARWRGVPLKAVLEMAGVQTGARQVTFNGMDGPVSDKTPDFIKALDIDHATDGEVMLAYGMNGDDLPFLNGFPLRLVVPGYYGTYWVKHLNEITVVDTVYDGFWMKSAYRIPDTPNNAVEPGTAPKATIPINRFTIRSFITSVADGAKLKAGPTTLRGIAFDGGKGIKDVSVSTDGGKTWTTARLGKDLGNYSFREWKLPVKLAAGQVELKVRATSNSGETQPETPRWNPAGYLRNVVETVRVSVA from the coding sequence ATGTTCGACCGACGCGACATGCTCAAAGGAGCGGGCCTTGCCGCACTGGCGGCCACAGTGAATTCCACCAAAGCGCTGGCACTCGACACCGTTACACTCCCCTTCGCCAATGGCGAGCGGCCGCTGGTAAAATATCCGCAGAAGCGGCCGATGATCGGCCTGACCAGCCGGCCGCCGCAGCTCGAGACGCCCTTTGCAGTGTTCAATGACGGCCCGATCACGCCGAACAACGCTTTCTTCGTGCGTTATCACCTCGCCGACCTCCCCTACAATCTCGACCCCGACAAGTTCACGCTCGACATCAAGGGCAAGGTCGACAAGCCGCTGAAGCTGTCGCTCAAGGACATCCGCAAGATGAAGGCGACCGAGATCGTCGCCGTCAACCAGTGCTCCGGCAACAGCCGCGGATTCTCGGAGCCGCGCGTCGCCGGCGGCCAGCTCGCCAATGGCGCGATGGGCAATGCGCGCTGGCGCGGTGTGCCGCTGAAGGCCGTGCTGGAGATGGCGGGCGTACAGACCGGCGCCAGGCAGGTCACCTTCAACGGCATGGACGGCCCGGTCAGCGACAAGACGCCCGATTTCATCAAGGCGCTCGATATCGATCACGCCACCGACGGCGAGGTGATGCTGGCCTACGGCATGAACGGCGACGATTTGCCGTTCCTCAACGGCTTCCCGCTGCGTCTGGTCGTGCCCGGCTATTACGGCACCTACTGGGTCAAGCACCTCAACGAGATCACCGTCGTCGACACTGTCTATGACGGCTTCTGGATGAAGTCGGCCTATCGCATTCCGGACACGCCGAACAATGCGGTCGAGCCCGGCACCGCGCCGAAGGCGACGATCCCGATCAACCGCTTCACCATCCGCTCCTTCATCACCAGCGTGGCCGACGGCGCCAAGCTGAAGGCCGGACCCACAACGCTGCGCGGCATAGCCTTCGACGGCGGCAAGGGCATCAAGGACGTCTCGGTCTCCACCGATGGTGGCAAGACCTGGACCACCGCCAGGCTCGGCAAGGATCTCGGCAACTACTCGTTCCGCGAATGGAAGCTGCCGGTGAAGCTTGCCGCGGGCCAGGTCGAGCTCAAGGTGCGCGCCACCAGCAATTCCGGCGAGACGCAGCCGGAGACGCCGCGCTGGAACCCGGCGGGTTATTTGCGCAACGTCGTCGAAACCGTCCGCGTCAGCGTCGCCTGA
- a CDS encoding cytochrome c, giving the protein MQRTVLLAIALTVAAAVGSALAAPVNYKTPDEVGAFNPGPNLEVVQGNCAACHSSDYIATQPPMKDKKGFWQAEVTKMIKVYGAPIDDADVGKIVDYLAATY; this is encoded by the coding sequence ATGCAGCGCACCGTTCTCCTTGCCATCGCGCTTACCGTCGCCGCCGCGGTGGGTTCGGCGCTGGCAGCGCCGGTCAATTACAAGACGCCGGATGAGGTCGGAGCTTTCAACCCCGGGCCCAATCTCGAGGTGGTTCAGGGCAATTGCGCCGCCTGCCACTCGTCCGACTACATCGCCACGCAGCCGCCGATGAAGGACAAGAAAGGGTTTTGGCAGGCCGAGGTGACCAAGATGATCAAGGTTTATGGCGCGCCGATCGACGATGCCGACGTCGGCAAGATCGTGGACTATCTCGCCGCGACCTACTGA
- a CDS encoding cold-shock protein, whose protein sequence is MAKGTVKWFNPTKGYGFIQPASGGKDVFVHISAVQKAGLSSLNEGQTVEYEEIANRGKTSAENLKV, encoded by the coding sequence ATGGCTAAAGGTACGGTCAAGTGGTTCAATCCGACGAAGGGTTATGGATTTATCCAGCCTGCGTCGGGCGGCAAGGATGTGTTCGTGCATATCTCGGCAGTGCAGAAGGCCGGTCTGTCCTCCCTCAACGAGGGCCAGACGGTTGAGTATGAAGAGATCGCAAACCGGGGCAAGACGTCCGCAGAGAACCTCAAAGTATAA
- a CDS encoding Lrp/AsnC ligand binding domain-containing protein: MELDRTDRRILSILQEDGRIANVELAERIGLSPTSIGERLKRLQREGFVEGYGARLNPHRLGLGLLVFVEVLLDKTTPDNFERFARAVKLAPEVLECHMVAGGFDYLLKARLADMTAYRRFLGETLLSMPGVRETRTYAVMEEIKRDAPLPVG; encoded by the coding sequence ATGGAACTTGATCGAACGGACCGGAGAATCCTCTCGATTTTGCAGGAGGATGGGCGAATCGCCAATGTCGAGCTGGCCGAGCGCATCGGGCTGTCGCCGACCTCGATCGGCGAGCGGCTGAAGCGCCTGCAGCGCGAGGGCTTTGTCGAAGGCTATGGTGCGCGGCTCAATCCGCACCGGCTTGGTCTCGGCCTGCTGGTGTTCGTCGAGGTGCTGCTCGACAAGACCACGCCTGATAATTTCGAGCGCTTTGCGCGCGCGGTGAAACTCGCGCCCGAAGTGCTGGAGTGTCACATGGTTGCAGGCGGCTTCGACTATCTCTTGAAGGCGCGGCTGGCCGACATGACCGCGTATCGGCGCTTCCTCGGCGAGACCTTGCTGTCGATGCCGGGTGTGCGCGAGACGCGCACCTATGCGGTGATGGAGGAGATCAAGCGCGACGCACCGTTGCCGGTTGGCTGA